In Gemmatimonadales bacterium, the following proteins share a genomic window:
- a CDS encoding protein kinase, which produces MTALALADALRHRYTLERELGRGGMATVYLARDLRHSRLIAVKVLHRELAASLGPERFLREIQIAGQLSHSNILALYDSGEADGLLYYVMPYVEGDSLRQRLAREKQLSLEDAVRITGDVADALAFAHARGVIHRDIKPENILLQGDRALVSDFGIARAVGEAGSNRLTETGLAVGTPAYMSTEQASGDKDLDARTDIYSLGCVLYEMLAGQPPYTGATAQAILARKAVDPIPSLRVVRETIPPAVERVVTRALAKVPADRFATATQLKEALAQARTDDTVLTRRTTPRGAARPRPRLRWLVAAGLLIAIGVAAALARARVREHPAAAAPAPPAPAPAERVKLAVLPFDNLTGDPGQDYFSNGLTEEMITQLGRLNPQHLGVIARASAMRYKNSSKPVDQIGRELGAQYILEGSARREADRVRITTQLIRTSDQTQLWADSYESKVIDVLSLQTAVTRDIAKSLALKLLPAEAARLAGARTVNPEAYEAYLQGREKMQQLSAPNIDAAEKYFQVALQKDPQYALAHAGIAMVWIARQQMQFVPPRVAVPLAKAAAEQALDLDSTLAEAHYRLAAIKTWSDWDWPGAEREFQRAIDLDQNFAEARASYSHYLVIMKRPAEAMTQIERALELDPLSELLQALYAQDLINLGRYDEAIAKLNAALRTAPGNPMVLGGLSNAYYLKRMYTEALTAERSWWATRGDSAMVAALDRGHTEAGFPGAMRRAAETLASKSRATNIAPYRLVQLYVKAGDHDRAIAWLEKSYEARDPNMPYIGVGAVLRPLHGDPRFQDLLRRMNLPS; this is translated from the coding sequence ATGACGGCCCTCGCATTGGCCGACGCCCTCCGCCATCGCTACACGCTCGAGCGCGAGCTCGGCCGTGGAGGGATGGCCACGGTCTACCTCGCCAGAGATCTCCGCCACAGCCGATTGATCGCAGTCAAGGTGCTGCACCGAGAGCTGGCGGCCAGTCTGGGCCCGGAGCGCTTCCTCCGCGAGATCCAGATCGCCGGCCAGTTGAGCCACTCGAACATCCTGGCGCTGTACGACTCCGGCGAGGCCGACGGACTCCTTTACTATGTCATGCCCTACGTCGAGGGCGACTCCCTGCGCCAGCGGCTCGCCCGCGAGAAACAACTGTCGCTCGAGGATGCCGTCCGAATCACCGGCGATGTCGCCGACGCGCTGGCCTTCGCGCACGCTCGGGGGGTGATCCACCGCGACATCAAGCCGGAGAACATCCTGCTGCAAGGTGACCGGGCGCTCGTGAGCGACTTCGGGATCGCGCGCGCCGTGGGGGAGGCCGGGAGCAACAGGCTGACGGAGACCGGACTCGCCGTCGGCACTCCCGCCTACATGAGCACCGAGCAGGCGAGCGGGGACAAGGATCTCGATGCCCGCACCGATATCTACAGCCTGGGCTGCGTGCTGTACGAGATGCTGGCCGGCCAGCCGCCGTACACCGGGGCCACGGCTCAGGCGATCCTCGCCCGAAAGGCAGTTGATCCGATCCCCAGCCTCCGAGTCGTGCGGGAGACGATCCCACCGGCGGTCGAGCGGGTCGTGACCCGCGCGCTGGCCAAGGTGCCGGCGGACCGGTTCGCCACGGCGACGCAGTTGAAAGAGGCCCTGGCGCAGGCGCGGACGGACGATACCGTCCTCACTCGACGGACCACGCCCCGAGGCGCGGCCCGACCGCGGCCCCGCTTGCGCTGGCTCGTGGCGGCCGGCCTGCTGATCGCGATCGGGGTGGCCGCCGCGCTTGCCCGGGCTCGTGTGCGGGAGCATCCAGCGGCAGCCGCGCCGGCCCCCCCTGCGCCGGCCCCGGCCGAGCGGGTGAAGCTGGCGGTCCTGCCGTTCGACAATCTTACGGGCGACCCCGGCCAGGACTACTTCAGCAACGGGCTGACCGAGGAGATGATAACGCAGCTCGGCCGCCTCAATCCACAACACCTGGGGGTGATCGCCCGTGCCTCGGCCATGCGGTACAAGAACAGCAGCAAGCCCGTCGACCAGATCGGCCGCGAGCTGGGTGCGCAGTATATCCTCGAGGGAAGTGCCCGGCGGGAGGCGGACCGGGTGCGGATCACGACCCAGCTGATCCGGACGAGCGACCAGACCCAGCTCTGGGCGGACAGCTACGAAAGCAAGGTGATCGACGTCCTGTCCCTGCAGACCGCCGTGACACGGGACATCGCCAAGTCTCTGGCGCTGAAGCTGCTTCCCGCCGAGGCGGCGCGCCTTGCCGGTGCCCGCACCGTCAACCCCGAGGCGTACGAGGCCTACCTCCAAGGCCGCGAGAAGATGCAGCAGCTGTCGGCGCCGAACATCGACGCCGCGGAGAAGTACTTCCAGGTCGCGCTCCAGAAGGACCCGCAGTACGCCTTAGCTCACGCGGGCATCGCCATGGTATGGATTGCCCGTCAGCAAATGCAGTTCGTGCCGCCGCGGGTCGCCGTGCCGCTGGCAAAGGCTGCCGCGGAGCAGGCGCTGGACCTGGATAGCACGCTGGCGGAGGCCCACTACCGGCTGGCGGCCATCAAGACCTGGTCCGATTGGGACTGGCCCGGCGCCGAGCGGGAGTTCCAGCGGGCTATAGACCTCGATCAAAATTTCGCGGAGGCACGGGCGTCCTATTCGCACTATCTCGTCATCATGAAGCGGCCCGCGGAAGCGATGACCCAGATCGAGCGGGCTCTGGAGCTGGACCCGCTGAGCGAGTTGCTCCAGGCCCTGTACGCTCAGGATCTTATCAATCTGGGTCGCTATGACGAGGCCATCGCAAAGCTCAACGCTGCGCTGCGGACGGCGCCCGGGAATCCTATGGTGCTGGGGGGTCTCTCGAACGCCTATTACCTCAAGCGGATGTACACCGAGGCGCTGACGGCCGAACGATCCTGGTGGGCCACCAGAGGTGATAGCGCAATGGTGGCAGCGCTCGACCGGGGCCATACAGAAGCCGGCTTTCCGGGAGCGATGCGGCGCGCCGCCGAGACCCTGGCATCGAAATCCCGCGCCACCAACATTGCGCCATACCGGCTGGTGCAGCTGTATGTGAAAGCCGGGGACCACGACCGGGCGATCGCGTGGCTAGAGAAGTCGTACGAAGCGCGGGATCCCAACATGCCGTACATCGGCGTAGGGGCGGTCCTCAGGCCACTCCACGGTGATCCTCGGTTCCAAGATCTCTTGCGGCGGATGAACCTCCCGAGCTGA
- a CDS encoding cytochrome c peroxidase, with the protein MTRRKLARTLGVAASLWLAGCSDDTTAPHLQMAAATAETAALAAEVRQLAVTSGVIALQRPAPVRRELSLLGQALAFDKILSGNRDISCMTCHLAKTATMDGRSIAIGQGGSGLGLARVHPLGKFIHRNAPPLFNLHATTPLTWDGRVFTNSSGVVRTPAGALLPSQRAVLEFGPLSALPMFPVLSRPEMRADAGNELAAIPDTLPQKVWRFLMRRLGAIPQYRTMFESAYPGQQFDNMSFAHAGNAMGGWITAVFAFNNSPWDRFLAGNDDALTDAQLRGAKAFLGTARCAQCHNGPAFTDGKFHNVLVPQIGPGFGDGPSGRDDFGRMRQTGNTANRYAFRTAPLRNVELTAPYGHDGAIVSLRAWVDHYSQAGTKLQAYDPSQLEPLLQNTLLPTAADILLTRDAKLKDLVLSSATVDDITEFLKALTDPAARDLRQFVPLSVPSGLPIDNLP; encoded by the coding sequence ATGACGCGCAGGAAGCTGGCTCGCACCCTTGGCGTCGCCGCCTCGTTGTGGCTCGCCGGCTGCAGCGACGACACCACGGCCCCGCACCTCCAGATGGCGGCCGCCACCGCGGAGACCGCGGCACTGGCGGCGGAAGTCCGGCAGCTCGCCGTCACCAGTGGCGTCATCGCGCTGCAGCGGCCTGCACCAGTGCGTCGTGAGCTCTCCCTGCTGGGCCAGGCGCTCGCGTTCGACAAGATCCTGAGCGGCAACCGCGACATCTCCTGCATGACCTGCCACCTCGCCAAGACCGCGACGATGGACGGCCGGAGCATCGCGATTGGCCAGGGAGGGAGCGGGCTCGGACTGGCCCGGGTGCATCCACTGGGCAAGTTCATCCATCGGAACGCTCCGCCGCTCTTCAACCTGCACGCCACGACGCCGCTCACCTGGGACGGCCGGGTGTTCACCAACTCGAGCGGCGTAGTCCGCACGCCGGCCGGGGCACTCCTGCCGTCGCAACGGGCGGTGCTCGAGTTCGGACCGCTGTCGGCGCTGCCCATGTTCCCCGTGCTCTCCCGGCCCGAGATGCGTGCCGACGCCGGCAACGAGCTGGCCGCCATTCCCGACACCCTGCCGCAGAAGGTCTGGCGGTTCCTCATGCGCCGCCTCGGCGCGATTCCCCAGTACCGCACGATGTTCGAGAGCGCGTATCCGGGACAGCAGTTCGACAATATGAGCTTCGCCCATGCGGGGAACGCGATGGGCGGCTGGATCACGGCCGTGTTCGCCTTCAACAACTCCCCTTGGGATCGCTTCCTGGCCGGGAACGACGACGCGCTGACCGACGCACAGCTCCGCGGCGCCAAGGCGTTCCTGGGCACCGCCAGGTGCGCCCAGTGTCACAATGGACCCGCCTTCACCGACGGGAAGTTCCACAACGTGCTGGTGCCCCAGATCGGTCCCGGCTTCGGCGATGGCCCGAGTGGCCGGGACGACTTCGGCCGCATGCGGCAGACGGGAAATACGGCGAACCGGTACGCCTTCCGGACCGCCCCGCTGCGCAACGTGGAGCTGACCGCGCCCTACGGCCACGACGGGGCCATCGTGTCGCTGCGCGCCTGGGTGGACCACTACAGCCAGGCGGGCACCAAGCTCCAGGCGTATGACCCCAGCCAGCTCGAGCCTCTGCTGCAGAACACGCTGCTGCCCACGGCGGCGGACATCCTGCTGACCCGAGACGCGAAGCTCAAAGACCTGGTCCTCTCCTCGGCGACCGTGGACGACATCACCGAGTTCCTCAAAGCGCTCACCGACCCCGCCGCGCGCGACCTGCGCCAGTTCGTGCCTCTCTCGGTTCCCAGCGGTCTGCCGATCGACAATCTGCCTTAG